From a single Marinitoga sp. 38H-ov genomic region:
- the rpmG gene encoding 50S ribosomal protein L33 — protein sequence MAAKSPVLTVSLKCSECNRRNYYKERKRTAKNKLELKKYCPHCNKHTLHVESKI from the coding sequence ATGGCAGCTAAAAGTCCTGTTTTAACAGTATCTTTAAAATGTTCTGAATGTAATAGAAGAAATTATTACAAAGAAAGAAAAAGAACAGCTAAAAACAAGTTAGAATTAAAAAAATATTGTCCACATTGTAATAAACATACATTACATGTTGAATCAAAAATATAA
- a CDS encoding transcription termination/antitermination NusG family protein, whose product MQKKWYILQTFSGMEYKVKELIEEKARLYEKEKMFGKILIPEESEIDLTNKKLERVVVSEDAHVYIKNGENVKKGDLLAEEPAVLVKNTGTIVEVKNYRKIIVETKDKKFTKTFLIPESAKIIGGLKVNSTIHVGIPLAKEPGYEADLDGVIISIEKLKRVVIQHNEGKDVYLIFRENFDSNAFRKGTYVEKGQILGNKKQYKAKSSGKVEIRDFATRKEIIILKTKISRLFPGYMFIEMILNKETQEMVKNIPYVINFINIGGTPVRLKTKEVKALLRLTGEESYEVKESKIRADYELGEHVRIVSGPFEYFTGKITYIDLHKQTVKVTINMFGRETEVELGLTEIEKID is encoded by the coding sequence ATGCAAAAAAAATGGTATATTTTACAAACTTTTTCTGGTATGGAATATAAAGTAAAAGAATTGATAGAAGAAAAAGCTAGATTATATGAAAAAGAAAAGATGTTTGGGAAAATATTAATACCAGAAGAAAGTGAAATAGATTTGACAAATAAAAAATTAGAAAGAGTTGTAGTTTCTGAAGATGCTCATGTTTATATAAAAAATGGTGAAAATGTTAAAAAAGGTGATTTGTTAGCTGAAGAACCTGCAGTTTTGGTTAAAAATACAGGAACAATTGTCGAAGTTAAAAATTATAGAAAAATAATAGTTGAAACAAAGGATAAAAAGTTTACAAAAACTTTTTTAATTCCAGAAAGTGCTAAAATCATAGGGGGATTAAAGGTTAATTCCACAATACATGTTGGAATTCCTTTAGCAAAAGAACCTGGATATGAAGCTGATTTAGATGGTGTTATTATTTCTATAGAAAAATTAAAAAGAGTTGTTATACAACATAATGAAGGAAAAGATGTTTATCTTATATTTAGAGAGAATTTTGACTCTAATGCTTTTAGAAAAGGAACATATGTAGAAAAGGGTCAAATACTAGGTAATAAAAAACAATATAAAGCTAAATCTTCTGGCAAGGTTGAAATTAGAGATTTTGCTACTAGAAAAGAAATAATAATATTAAAAACGAAGATATCTAGATTATTTCCTGGCTATATGTTTATTGAAATGATATTAAATAAAGAGACCCAAGAAATGGTTAAAAATATACCGTATGTAATTAATTTTATAAACATAGGGGGTACTCCTGTTCGATTAAAAACTAAAGAAGTTAAAGCGTTACTAAGATTAACTGGTGAAGAAAGTTATGAAGTAAAAGAAAGTAAGATAAGAGCAGATTATGAATTGGGTGAACATGTAAGAATTGTAAGTGGTCCTTTTGAATACTTTACAGGTAAAATAACTTATATTGATTTGCATAAACAAACAGTTAAAGTTACAATAAATATGTTTGGAAGAGAAACTGAAGTTGAATTAGGTTTAACTGAAATTGAAAAAATAGATTAA
- the secE gene encoding preprotein translocase subunit SecE: protein MSKFWVFLSSVIQEGKKVKWPNRKEAVNSTLIVLAILIFVSLYLFIADYGLLNLFSKVIYPLLGIKSGLGAGASQ from the coding sequence ATGTCAAAATTTTGGGTGTTTTTAAGTTCTGTAATACAAGAAGGAAAAAAAGTAAAATGGCCTAATAGGAAGGAAGCTGTAAATTCTACATTGATTGTATTAGCAATATTGATATTTGTTTCGTTATATTTATTTATCGCTGATTATGGATTATTAAACTTATTTTCAAAAGTTATATACCCTCTATTAGGTATTAAAAGTGGATTAGGTGCTGGAGCAAGTCAATGA